A window of bacterium genomic DNA:
CGCACAGCAATTCCACTCGCCGGGCCTCCTTATCGCCGAGCGCCGAGCACGGCACGGAGGCGCAGGCGAGCAAGACGGCCAGCGACCCCACGAACAACGCGCGCACCATCACCGGCCTCCGCTCAGAAATGCGTCAAGGTCCATCTCTGCTTCGTTCCCTTCGCTGTCGTACGCATACACAGTGTTTTTGCCAGGCGCGAGGACGTAATTCACCTCGCCAGCACGAACGGCTCTCTTGTCGTCCCTACTAGGCCGTGCGACAAAGGAAAATCCAATTCCGCCCTTCTGCACAGTATCGTCCGGATGAACGTGGAACTCGCCGAGGATTTCTAGCCCCGCCAAGGCATCGAAGCCGACACCGACCAGCGGTTCAATGGTGGCTTGGGCATGATCCGCCGTGACATCCGTCCATGGTCCGGGCGTGCCGAGATAGGCCTTCGAAGCACCGCTTGTCTTCTTCACGCCGTAGACGCCGCCCTCTTCATGCGAATGGTCTTTTTTCATTCTGTCGACGGCCTTCTGCATGACGTCCAAGACGGCTTGGTCTGGGATGGGGACGACGCCCGCCTTGAGTTGCTCGCGCTGCAACTGGCGGAGCCTCTCCAGTTTCGCGCGGCGCTCCCGCTCTTCCGGAGACTCCT
This region includes:
- a CDS encoding RHS repeat-associated core domain-containing protein; protein product: RKLYTGHERDAETGLDYMPARYHASSAGAFLTVDPLDASAKAEDPLSWNRYAYVRGNPLNRVDPTGEDDTVKQADTHGAPPDAGNKESPEERERRAKLERLRQLQREQLKAGVVPIPDQAVLDVMQKAVDRMKKDHSHEEGGVYGVKKTSGASKAYLGTPGPWTDVTADHAQATIEPLVGVGFDALAGLEILGEFHVHPDDTVQKGGIGFSFVARPSRDDKRAVRAGEVNYVLAPGKNTVYAYDSEGNEAEMDLDAFLSGGR